A stretch of the Microtus ochrogaster isolate Prairie Vole_2 linkage group LG2, MicOch1.0, whole genome shotgun sequence genome encodes the following:
- the Treml4 gene encoding trem-like transcript 4 protein — translation MAWRGSQLLLTPVLLLLHLASGVWGSTVVSEELHKTVGQNLYVKCQYKPEAGPYVPKSWCHQISSDRCKRVVTTSQTRRAETESQHAIWDYPEDGHFIITITRLTEKNSAIYWCGLFNVSHNKIRVLRNISLVVSPAVPTLPPRTSAGLRTRIVLTASPEETTGSFTHGCQHRNQSSPSSAGGVSPRLLVFVLCGLLLLKGLMLSVLCVVLSWRSCQGREYAAETGTMEITDYASLPDISESLGARSHISGYEKNAYSLNAAQ, via the exons ATGGCTTGGAGGGGCTCACAACTGCTATTGAcccctgtgctgctgctgctgcacctgGCCTCAG GTGTCTGGGGGTCGACGGTTGTTTCTGAGGAACTTCACAAAACGGTAGGACAGAACCTCTATGTGAAGTGCCAGTACAAGCCTGAGGCGGGGCCTTACGTGCCGAAATCGTGGTGTCATCAGATATCTTCAGATAGATGTAAGAGAGTGGTCACAACCTCCCAGACTCGGAGGGCCGAAACAGAATCACAGCATGCAATCTGGGACTATCCTGAAGACGGCCacttcatcatcaccatcactcgGCTCACAGAGAAGAACTCAGCAATCTACTGGTGTGGACTATTTAATGTTTCCCACAATAAAATCAGAGTTCTCCGAAACATCAGCCTGGTGGTGTCTCCAG cGGTGCCCACTCTTCCTCCACGGACCAGCGCTGGGCTCCGAACAAGGATAG TTCTCACGGCTTCTCCGGAGGAAACCACTGGCTCTTTCACCCATGGCTGTCAGCACAG AAACCAGagttctccttcctctgctggtGGGGTGTCCCCAAGGCTTCTGGTCTTCGTGCTGTGTGGACTCCTCCTGCTCAAGGGCCTGATGCTGTCAGTTCTCTGCGTGGTCCTTTCCTGGAGGAGCTGCCAG ggGCGTGAGTATGCGGCAGAGACAGGGACAATGGAGATTACGGACTATGCCAGCCTTCCTGACATCTCGGAGTCCTTGGGCGCACGTAGCCACATCTCAGGGTATGAGAAGAATGCTTATTCTCTTAACGCTGCGCAGTGA
- the Trem1 gene encoding triggering receptor expressed on myeloid cells 1 encodes MRKAGLWGLLWTFLVLEARAATDPAEERYNRVEGQTLAVSCPFNIRKYASSQKAWQRLQDGKEPLTLVVTERPSANPSEVHVGKYTLKDDPGEAMLHVQMTDLRVADSGLYRCVIYHPPNDPVLLFHPVRLVVTKDSSDPSTSGITTTISPTTFPIPITTKYQRRDRTMTPSTAVVSSPDPEVTYPNMPDVPRVSIFSIVVPVVCGLFSKTLIFTVLFAVTQRSFE; translated from the exons ATGAGGAAGGCTGGGCTCTGGGGGCTGCTGTGGACATTCCTTGTCTTAG AAGCTAGAGCTGCCACTGACCCAGCCGAAGAAAGGTATAACCGAGTCGAGGGACAGACCTTGGCGGTGAGCTGTCCCTTCAACATCAGGAAGTATGCCAGCAGTCAGAAGGCTTGGCAGAGGCTGCAGGACGGAAAGGAGCCCTTGACATTGGTGGTCACAGAGAGGCCATCTGCAAATCCCAGTGAGGTCCACGTGGGGAAGTACACACTGAAAGATGACCCTGGGGAGGCCATGTTGCATGTCCAAATGACTGATCTTCGAGTGGCAGACTCTGGATTGTACCGCTGCGTGATTTACCACCCTCCTAATGACCCTGTTCTGCTCTTCCATCCTGTCCGCCTGGTGGTGACCAAGG ATTCTTCAGATCCATCCACTTCTGGCATCACAACTACTATAAGCCCAACTACATTTCCCATCCCGATTACCACAAAATACCAGCGCAGAGACAGGACTATGACCCCATCCACAGCTGTTGTCTCTTCTCCTGACCCTGAAGTCACCTACCCAAACATGCCAGATGTTCCCAG GGTCTCCATATTCAGCATCGTTGTTCCTGTGGTCTGTGGACTCTTCAGTAAGACCCTTATCTTCACTGTCTTGTTTGCTGTCACACAGAGGTCATTTGAATGA